One genomic segment of Actinoplanes ianthinogenes includes these proteins:
- a CDS encoding WD40/YVTN/BNR-like repeat-containing protein, with product MTIKRRLSIALVAVAAIAVPAPAVAAPGTPHAWQLSETGSTARFRGLAPVSASVAWVAGSAGTVLRTVDGGRSWSSVGPADAAALQFRDIEAFDARHAVALTIGSGTDSRIYTTADGGRSWTRAFQNEDATAFYDCITFLDRRHGLALSDPVGGKFRILATRDGGRSWSVLPDAGMPAALDGEFAFAASGTCLVSAGGKAFFATGGGAAARVFSSRDFGRSWQVTGTPVPSGPSAGIYSLAFRDPWHGLAAGGDYLTPESAPAGAAITRDGRTWTTAAVPPGEYRSGVAWSGPRSAITVGPTGSDYSPDGGVTWRRFDTGSFDAVACVRHACWASGQDGRVARLAGTR from the coding sequence ATGACGATCAAACGAAGGTTGTCGATAGCCTTGGTGGCGGTGGCGGCGATCGCCGTGCCCGCCCCCGCCGTGGCGGCACCGGGCACACCGCACGCCTGGCAGCTCAGCGAGACCGGCTCCACCGCGCGGTTCCGGGGGCTCGCTCCAGTCAGCGCGTCGGTGGCCTGGGTGGCCGGCAGCGCCGGGACCGTCCTGCGCACCGTCGACGGCGGCCGCAGCTGGTCCTCGGTCGGACCGGCGGACGCGGCCGCGCTCCAGTTCCGCGACATCGAGGCGTTCGACGCCCGGCACGCGGTGGCGCTGACCATCGGCTCCGGCACCGACTCGCGGATCTACACCACCGCGGACGGCGGCCGCTCCTGGACCCGGGCGTTCCAGAACGAGGACGCGACGGCGTTCTACGACTGCATCACGTTCCTCGACCGGCGGCACGGCCTGGCCCTGTCCGACCCGGTCGGCGGCAAGTTCCGGATCCTGGCCACCCGCGACGGCGGCCGGTCCTGGTCGGTGCTGCCGGACGCCGGGATGCCGGCCGCCCTGGACGGCGAGTTCGCCTTCGCGGCCAGCGGCACCTGCCTGGTCTCGGCCGGCGGGAAGGCGTTCTTCGCCACCGGTGGCGGGGCGGCCGCCCGGGTGTTCAGCTCCCGTGACTTCGGGCGGTCCTGGCAGGTCACCGGCACCCCGGTGCCGAGCGGCCCGAGCGCCGGCATCTACTCCCTGGCGTTCCGCGATCCGTGGCACGGCCTCGCGGCCGGCGGCGACTACCTGACGCCGGAGTCGGCGCCGGCCGGGGCGGCAATCACCCGGGACGGCCGCACCTGGACGACCGCCGCGGTGCCGCCGGGCGAATACCGTTCCGGGGTCGCCTGGTCCGGCCCCCGCTCGGCGATCACGGTCGGGCCGACCGGCAGCGACTACTCCCCCGACGGCGGCGTGACCTGGCGCCGCTTCGACACCGGCAGCTTCGACGCGGTGGCCTGCGTCCGGCACGCCTGCTGGGCCTCCGGCCAGGACGGGCGGGTCGCCCGGCTCGCCGGCACGCGCTGA
- a CDS encoding response regulator transcription factor, protein MRVVLAEDHALLRDGLTRLLTAHGCEVVAAVDNGPALLPALIEQRPDVAVVDVRLPPTFTDEGLQAAIAARARIPGMPVLVLSQHVEPLYARELLSDRAGGAGYLLKDRVSHVAQFIDAVRRVASGGTAMDPEVVYQLLARRQSPLSALTAREREVLGQMAEGRSNGAIATKLFIGEKAVSKHINNIFTKLGLPVSDDDNRRVLAVLTYLNT, encoded by the coding sequence TTGCGCGTCGTCCTCGCCGAAGATCACGCCCTCCTCCGGGACGGGCTGACCCGCCTGCTGACCGCACACGGCTGCGAGGTGGTGGCCGCCGTCGACAACGGACCGGCGCTGCTCCCCGCCCTGATCGAGCAGCGGCCGGACGTGGCCGTGGTCGACGTCCGGCTGCCACCGACCTTCACCGACGAGGGCCTGCAGGCCGCGATCGCCGCCCGCGCCCGGATCCCCGGCATGCCGGTGCTGGTCCTCAGCCAGCACGTCGAGCCGCTGTATGCCCGGGAGCTGCTCTCCGACCGGGCCGGCGGCGCCGGCTATCTGCTGAAGGACCGCGTCTCGCACGTCGCCCAGTTCATCGACGCGGTCCGCCGGGTCGCCTCCGGCGGCACCGCGATGGACCCCGAGGTGGTCTATCAGCTGCTGGCCCGCCGGCAGTCGCCGCTGTCCGCGCTGACCGCCCGGGAGCGCGAGGTCCTGGGCCAGATGGCCGAGGGCCGCTCGAACGGCGCCATCGCCACCAAACTCTTCATCGGCGAGAAGGCGGTCAGCAAACACATCAACAACATCTTCACCAAGCTCGGCCTGCCCGTCTCCGACGACGACAACCGCCGGGTCCTGGCCGTCCTCACGTACCTCAACACCTGA
- a CDS encoding sensor histidine kinase codes for MDSRDWIRDGLRAVLSGLIAIPLAVLNLPLFGLSLAALVLSIVPGLGLLLFPGITLLVRARADLARRLAGRAGVPIRRPYLPPPERAVAGGWRYYKWIVTDPATWRDFAWLVPGAVAGVVLGALTLAIPAYGLEGVLLIPLWISLGTDWYGYGAIWPIETVGEGFLSLPQGALILSVGIAVAPYLRRFDAHFGRLFLGPTRNAELRLRVSELTVTRADTVDAQAAELRRIERDLHDGAQVRLVSLGMTIGLAEEMVEADPAGARKLLAEARETSSAALADLRHLVRGIHPPVLAERGLDGAVRALALAVPIPTTVETALPGRLDTPVESAAYFAVAEALANATRHSFARTTQVELWHTGSALLMRVSDDGLGGADPSGGSGLRGIERRLAAFDGTMSLSSPPGGPTVVTMELPCASSSPKITPSSGTG; via the coding sequence ATGGACTCGCGTGACTGGATCCGCGACGGCCTGCGGGCGGTGCTCAGCGGGCTGATCGCCATCCCGCTGGCCGTGCTGAACCTGCCGCTGTTCGGGTTGTCCCTGGCCGCCCTGGTGCTGAGCATCGTGCCCGGCCTCGGGCTGCTGCTGTTCCCCGGGATCACCCTGCTGGTCCGCGCCCGCGCCGACCTGGCCCGCCGGCTCGCCGGCCGGGCCGGTGTGCCGATCCGCCGGCCGTACCTCCCGCCGCCCGAGCGGGCCGTCGCCGGCGGCTGGCGCTATTACAAGTGGATCGTCACCGACCCGGCCACCTGGCGGGATTTCGCCTGGCTGGTGCCCGGCGCGGTGGCCGGCGTCGTCCTCGGCGCGCTCACCCTCGCCATCCCGGCCTACGGGCTGGAGGGTGTGCTGCTCATCCCACTGTGGATCTCGCTCGGCACGGACTGGTACGGCTACGGCGCGATCTGGCCGATCGAGACCGTCGGCGAGGGGTTCCTGTCGCTGCCGCAGGGCGCGCTGATCCTCTCCGTCGGCATCGCGGTCGCGCCCTACCTGCGCCGCTTCGACGCCCACTTCGGCCGGTTGTTCCTCGGCCCGACCCGCAACGCCGAGCTGCGCCTGCGGGTCAGCGAGCTGACCGTGACCCGGGCCGACACGGTCGACGCGCAGGCCGCCGAGCTGCGCCGGATCGAGCGCGACCTGCACGACGGCGCCCAGGTCCGGCTGGTGTCGCTGGGCATGACCATCGGGCTGGCCGAGGAGATGGTCGAGGCCGACCCGGCCGGTGCCCGCAAACTGCTCGCCGAGGCCCGGGAGACCAGCTCCGCCGCCCTGGCCGACCTGCGCCACCTGGTCCGCGGCATCCACCCGCCGGTGCTCGCCGAGCGTGGGCTGGACGGCGCGGTCCGCGCCCTGGCGCTCGCCGTGCCGATCCCGACCACGGTGGAGACCGCGCTGCCCGGCCGCCTGGACACCCCGGTCGAGTCGGCGGCCTACTTCGCCGTCGCCGAGGCCTTGGCGAACGCGACGCGCCACAGCTTCGCCCGCACCACCCAGGTCGAGCTCTGGCACACCGGTTCGGCCCTGCTCATGCGGGTCAGCGACGACGGCCTGGGCGGCGCCGACCCGTCCGGTGGCAGCGGCCTGCGGGGTATCGAGCGTCGTCTTGCCGCCTTCGATGGCACGATGAGCCTGTCCAGCCCGCCGGGCGGACCGACTGTCGTGACCATGGAGTTGCCTTGCGCGTCGTCCTCGCCGAAGATCACGCCCTCCTCCGGGACGGGCTGA